The stretch of DNA GCCGCCCGCGAGGGAGCCGCTCCGCCGCGGCGCGTCCGGGCGGCCTCCCGGACGTGCCGCCGCGCGGACCGCGTGTCCGCGCCGCGGCGCCCGGCGAGTCCGGGCATCCGTGCCGCTGTGGACCGGGTTCAGTCCCCGGTCCGCGGCTTCGAGCCTCCGGCCGGTGGGGACGTGCCGGCGTCCCCACCGGCCGGAGATCCGCCATCGTCGTCGGGGGCCGCACCGGCCTTCGACCGCCGCTCGGGCGTGGTGCCCGGGCGCAGCGACAGGGCGGTGCCCTTCAGGCGTCCCAGTCCGCGTGCCAACTGCTGGAAGGGGGACCCCGCGGCCGTACGGGCCTGCTTCCCGGCGGGCAGCGTGCCCTCGGCCTCCGACTCCCGGTACACGGCGAGGGCCTCGTGGGCGCGCTCGGCGGCCTCCCGGTACAGGTCCCGGGACTTCGTCATCGCCTCCAGGGCCTCGGAGTACATGGTGACGAGCTCGCGCGCCCGGGCGAGTTCTTCTTCCAGGGTCAGTAGCTGCCATTCCTCGCGCAGCGCGGTGAGGGCCCGGTCGGCGCCGTTCGGCAGGGGCCTGGGCAGCGCGGCGAAACGCTTGACGGCGTCGATGAGTTCGGTGGGTTCCGTGCCGTCCAGGAAGACGCTGCGCACCGAGAAGTCCTGTGCGTCGTAGCCGGGTGGCGGCGGACTGCCCGGCAGGACCAGGGCGCCGCCGCGGGGCAACCGGACGCCGAAGTCGTCCAGCACCCAGTTCACGGCCCTGAACCGGTGCGGCGCGGCCCGGTGCTCCACCACCCGGTGCCGCAGGCCCTCGGGCAGCACCCGCACCACCGCCGCCCGGCCGCGCTCGTCGGGCGTCATGGCCTCGTGGACGACGAGGTGCAGCGTCCAGGTGTCCCGCGCCGCGTGCCGCAGGACCCGCCTGAGCTCCTTGTCGTCGTCCGGGAGGGGAGTGACCTCCCCGAGCCGCAGCCCGGTGACGGCCTCGTACTCCCAGCCGGCGTCGGGGCCCTGCGGCCAGAACATGGTCGCGGGGGAGGGCCACCGCGGGTCCCACGGCTGCTCCGCCTCCGCGATCAGCACCCACTCGCGCCCCAGTCCGGAACCGGAGCCGGCGAGGGGCGACAGAGCGAGCCGGGCCCGTACGGTCACCTCGCCGGGCACCAGCCAGCGGGCCTCGAAGACCTTCTCGCCGCCGGGGCCGGTGGGCTCCGGTTCGAGGTGGTCGTGGATGACGTCGTCGGCCTTGAGCCGCTTCAGGTGGCGCCGCACGACGTCCTCCGCGGCGGGCCCGGCGTGGCGGCCGCGGGCCGGCCACACCGTGGGCGGGGTCGCGGGGCGGGGGGAGGGAGAGTTCGACATGAGCCAATCTGAGAGCGAGGACGGCGGGTGCGTTCAGTATCGCCAAGCCGGATCATGCCCGGTCGCGCGGGGTCGGCGCCCGTCCCGCCGTGGCGGCGGCGCCGGCCGCCCACGGCCGTGCGCGTGCCGTGGCGAGGCGTTCTCCGTGGTCAGCCGGTCCGGGCGAAGGTCCGGCCGGCCTGCCGGTGACGTCCACGGCGAGTACCCGGAGGGCGGCGGCACGGCGTTGACGCGGGCGCCGAAGCCGGGAACTCCGGCAGGGCCGACGTCCTCCTGTCGCAGGGGCCCCGGTCCCCGGCCGTCCGGTCACGATCCGTCACCTCTCCCGGCGAGGCGTTACCCGTGCCGCCTTCCCCGTTCGGAGCATGTCACGCCCTGTGAGGCTGACAGTCCTACTGCATTCGGCGGTGGAACGGTGTTCTGCGGCGCCCGGGACCCTCACCGTGGGAACGCCCGTGTTCTTCGAGCGACAGGAGTTCTCCATGAGGATCAGAATGACGGCTGCCGCGGCCCTGGCCGGTGCGGCCCTGATGACGTGCGCGGGAACCGCCGCGGCCGACGCCGGCGCGATCGGTACCGCCAGCAACAGCCCGGGAGTGCTCTCCGGCAACGTCATCCAGGTCCCCCTCGACCTCGGCTTCAACCTGTGCGGCAACTCGGTCAACCTGATCGGCCTGCTCAACCCCGCCGTCGGGAACGCGTGCGCGAACAGCTAAGAGCGACCCCTGGCGGGGCGGTGCGCGTCCGGCGCACCGCGTCCCGTGAAACGGAACGAGCCGTGCCCTGCCAGGGCACGGCTCGTTCCGTTCGGGCTCCGCACGCGGTCCGCCGGGCGGTCCCTGCCCGGCGGCGGGCGTGCCGGACTACGCGCCGCTCGCGCGGAGCATGTCCTCGCGTTCGACGATCTTCACGCGCTCGCGGCCCTGCGGCTCGCCCAGGGCCTTCTCCGCGGCGTTCAGCCGGTGCCAGCCGTCCCACGTGGTGAAGCGGACGTTCCGCTCGGCGAGGAAGGCGTCGACGGCCTCGGGGGCGGGCGAGGCAGGGGTGTCCAGGCGCCCGTTCGCGAAGTCGTCCAGCAGGTTGGCGACCGTCTCGTTGGCGTCGCCCTTGGTGTGGCCGATGAGGCCCACGGGGCCGCGCCGGATCCACCCGGTGACGTACAGGGACCGCACGTGCTCGCCGGACTCGGCGACGATCCGCCCGCCCTCGTCCGGGACCGTGCCCGACTCCAGGTCCCAGGGCAGCTTGGGCAGCTTGTCGGAGAGGTAGCCCACGGCCCGGTACACGGCCGTGACGTCCCAGTCCTTGAAGGTGCCGGTGCCCTTGACGTTGCCGGTGCCGTCGAGCGCGGTGCGCTCGGTGCGCAGGCCCACGACCCTGCCGCCCTCGCCGAGGACCTCGGCCGGGGACTCGAAGAAGTGCAGGAACAGCTTGTGCGGCCGGTCGCCGACGTCGCGGATCGCCCAGTTCTCCAGCGTCTTGGCGACCATGTCGGCCTGCTTGTTGCCCCGCCGGGTCGCGATGGAGCCCTCGTCGTAGTCGATGTCCTCGGGGTCGACGACGACCTCGATCGACGGGGAGTGGTCCAGCTCCCGCAGCTCCATCGGGCTGAACTTCGCCTGCGCCGGGCCCCGGCGGCCGAACACGTGGATCTCCACCGCCTCGTTGGCCTTCAGGCCCTCGTGCACGTTCGGCGGGATCTCGGTCGGCAGCAGCTCGTCGGCCGTCTTGGCCAGGATGCGGGCCACGTCGAGGGCGACGTTGCCTACCCCGAGCACGGCGACCTTCCGCGCCGTCAGCGGCCAGGTGCGCGGTACGTCCGGGTGCCCGTCGTACCAGGAGACGAAGTCCGCGGCGCCGTACGAGCCGTCCAGCTCGATGCCGGGTATGGGCAGCGCCCGGTCGGCCGTCGCGCCGGTGGAGAAGATCACGGCGTCGTAGAACGCGCGCAGGTCGTCCAGGCTGATGTCGCCCGGGTAGTCGACGTTGCCGAAGAGCCGGATCTGCGGCTTGTCGAGCACCTGGTGGAGGGCCGTGACGATGCCCTTGATGCGCGGGTGGTCGGGGGCGACTCCGTAGCGGATCAGGCCGAACGGGGCCGGCATGCGCTCGAAGAGGTCGATGGACACGCCCGGCTCGGTGGCCACGTCGGACTTGAGGAGGGCGTCGGCGGCGTAGATCCCGGCGGGGCCGGCTCCGACGATGGCTACCCGCAGGGGGCGGGGCATGATCAGGTTCCCTTCGAGCGAGGATGGTCGACTCGTCGGCAACCCTAAACTAAGGCAAGCCT from Streptomyces sp. 6-11-2 encodes:
- a CDS encoding FAD-dependent oxidoreductase — protein: MPRPLRVAIVGAGPAGIYAADALLKSDVATEPGVSIDLFERMPAPFGLIRYGVAPDHPRIKGIVTALHQVLDKPQIRLFGNVDYPGDISLDDLRAFYDAVIFSTGATADRALPIPGIELDGSYGAADFVSWYDGHPDVPRTWPLTARKVAVLGVGNVALDVARILAKTADELLPTEIPPNVHEGLKANEAVEIHVFGRRGPAQAKFSPMELRELDHSPSIEVVVDPEDIDYDEGSIATRRGNKQADMVAKTLENWAIRDVGDRPHKLFLHFFESPAEVLGEGGRVVGLRTERTALDGTGNVKGTGTFKDWDVTAVYRAVGYLSDKLPKLPWDLESGTVPDEGGRIVAESGEHVRSLYVTGWIRRGPVGLIGHTKGDANETVANLLDDFANGRLDTPASPAPEAVDAFLAERNVRFTTWDGWHRLNAAEKALGEPQGRERVKIVEREDMLRASGA
- a CDS encoding chaplin, coding for MRIRMTAAAALAGAALMTCAGTAAADAGAIGTASNSPGVLSGNVIQVPLDLGFNLCGNSVNLIGLLNPAVGNACANS